A region from the bacterium genome encodes:
- a CDS encoding DUF4070 domain-containing protein, with translation MRCLLINPEFPDTFWSFRHALTFTRRQAALPPLGLLTMAAILPGDWPKRMVDLNVRRLEEADLAWAEMVFIGGMSVQRASAEEAIRRCQVAGLPVVAGGPLFTVEPELFPQVDHLVLGEAELALPLFLADLAAGRPARLYHPEGHADLSRSPMPLWEMAGLQHYMTAALQYSRGCPFDCDFCNVTALLGRRPRQKSSEQVVRELNDLWDRGWRKGVFFVDDNFIGDRRRLATDLLPALIDWRKGRRGMPFNTQVSINLSDEAELMAMMVRAGFDTVFIGIETPEEASLAECRKRQNLGRDLVADTRRIQRAGLQVQGGFIVGFDHDTPRVFQRQIDLIQQSGIVTAMVGLLQAPPGTRLFQRLREAGRITAQEWGDNADGLTNIIPSMNLDSLREGYRALMGHLYSPSAYYARIRTFLREYRPAGVRAPLDRDRLAALLRSMWRLGVLGRERFQYWRLLQWTLLHRPRALQMAVTLAIYGHHFRKVCELHLRP, from the coding sequence ATGCGCTGCCTGCTCATCAACCCCGAGTTTCCGGACACTTTCTGGAGCTTCCGCCACGCCCTCACCTTCACCCGCCGCCAGGCCGCCCTGCCGCCTCTGGGTCTTCTCACCATGGCGGCCATCCTGCCCGGCGACTGGCCCAAGCGAATGGTCGACCTGAACGTGCGACGGCTGGAGGAGGCGGATCTGGCCTGGGCGGAGATGGTCTTCATCGGCGGCATGTCCGTGCAGCGCGCCTCCGCCGAAGAGGCGATCCGCCGCTGCCAGGTGGCCGGCCTGCCCGTGGTGGCGGGCGGCCCGCTCTTCACCGTGGAGCCCGAGCTGTTCCCCCAGGTGGACCACCTGGTGCTGGGCGAGGCGGAACTGGCCCTGCCGCTCTTCCTGGCCGACCTGGCCGCCGGCCGTCCCGCCCGGCTCTACCACCCTGAGGGTCACGCCGACCTGTCCCGTTCGCCCATGCCCCTTTGGGAAATGGCCGGTCTGCAGCACTACATGACGGCCGCCCTGCAATACTCGCGGGGCTGTCCCTTCGACTGCGACTTCTGCAACGTCACGGCCCTGCTGGGCCGGCGGCCGCGCCAGAAGTCGTCGGAACAGGTGGTGCGCGAGTTGAACGATCTGTGGGACAGGGGCTGGCGCAAGGGCGTCTTCTTCGTGGACGACAACTTCATCGGCGACCGTCGCCGCCTGGCGACGGACCTGCTGCCCGCCCTCATCGACTGGCGAAAGGGTCGGCGGGGCATGCCCTTCAACACGCAGGTCAGCATCAACCTGTCCGACGAGGCGGAGCTGATGGCCATGATGGTGCGGGCGGGATTCGACACGGTCTTCATCGGGATCGAGACGCCGGAGGAGGCCAGTCTGGCCGAATGCCGCAAGAGGCAGAACCTGGGGCGCGACCTCGTGGCGGACACGCGCCGCATCCAGCGGGCCGGCCTGCAGGTCCAGGGAGGATTCATCGTCGGCTTCGACCACGACACACCGCGCGTCTTCCAGCGCCAAATCGATCTCATCCAGCAGAGCGGCATCGTCACGGCCATGGTGGGCCTGTTGCAGGCGCCCCCCGGCACGCGCCTCTTCCAACGTCTGCGGGAGGCGGGACGGATCACGGCCCAGGAATGGGGGGACAACGCGGACGGCCTGACCAACATCATCCCCTCCATGAATCTGGACTCCCTGCGCGAGGGCTATCGGGCGCTGATGGGGCATCTCTACTCGCCATCCGCCTACTACGCCCGCATCCGCACCTTCCTCCGCGAGTACCGACCGGCCGGCGTGAGGGCGCCCCTCGACCGGGACCGGCTGGCGGCCTTGCTGCGCAGCATGTGGCGGCTGGGCGTGCTGGGGCGGGAGCGCTTCCAGTACTGGCGCCTGCTGCAATGGACGCTCTTGCACCGGCCACGCGCCCTGCAGATGGCCGTCACCCTGGCCATCTACGGCCACCACTTCCGCAAGGTCTGCGAGCTGCACCTGCGCCCCTGA
- a CDS encoding endonuclease/exonuclease/phosphatase family protein produces MDRHPCALFRPIPLAWAVLLLLLAATPAAGLRVVTYNIQGMRPDSNWQVRMYFIVQRLIELDPDIICLQEVCETLGGGGADNQARTIATALGSHFGQEYTWSFCQTHIGWDQFNEGVGLVSRHPVLASACRQLPTGTFPRKVAWHRVQTPLGEVQVLSTHLEHNDAQSAVRLQQAIQARNYALEKLAAHPGSVAILGGDFNATPQSAPVLAFTAAGPDSSFSDAWAGLHPGEDGFTMPAGAPTARIDYLFSRGGDQALSPDSCRLVFTATYDASHYPSDHYGVLAVYDLELAVPGGDRPRPEVPRLLPPHPNPFNPSTSLELELPAPTSAVRLAVVDLRGRELALLHDGPLAAGRHIFSWRPDGAAAGLYLAVLRQRDRSETARLLYLP; encoded by the coding sequence ATGGATCGACACCCCTGCGCCTTGTTCCGTCCCATTCCGCTGGCATGGGCGGTCCTCCTGCTCCTGCTGGCGGCCACCCCTGCCGCCGGCTTGCGCGTCGTGACCTACAATATCCAGGGGATGCGCCCGGACAGCAACTGGCAGGTTCGCATGTACTTCATCGTGCAGCGGCTGATCGAGCTGGATCCTGACATCATCTGCCTGCAGGAGGTGTGCGAGACCCTGGGCGGCGGCGGGGCGGACAATCAGGCCCGCACCATCGCCACGGCACTGGGCAGCCACTTCGGGCAGGAGTACACCTGGTCCTTCTGCCAGACCCACATCGGATGGGACCAGTTCAACGAAGGGGTCGGCCTGGTGAGCCGCCACCCGGTCCTCGCCAGCGCCTGCCGCCAGCTGCCCACCGGCACTTTCCCGCGCAAGGTGGCCTGGCATCGTGTCCAGACACCGCTGGGCGAGGTGCAGGTCCTCTCCACCCACCTGGAGCACAACGACGCCCAAAGCGCCGTGCGCCTGCAACAGGCGATCCAGGCGCGCAACTACGCCCTTGAGAAACTGGCGGCCCACCCTGGCAGCGTCGCCATCCTGGGCGGCGACTTCAACGCCACGCCCCAAAGCGCGCCGGTCCTGGCCTTCACGGCGGCCGGCCCCGACAGTTCCTTCAGCGATGCCTGGGCCGGGCTGCACCCGGGCGAGGACGGCTTCACCATGCCGGCGGGCGCGCCGACGGCGCGCATCGACTACCTCTTCTCCCGCGGCGGGGACCAAGCCCTGTCGCCGGACAGCTGCCGCCTGGTGTTCACCGCGACCTACGACGCCAGCCATTATCCCAGCGACCATTACGGCGTGCTCGCCGTGTATGACCTGGAGCTCGCCGTGCCGGGAGGCGACAGGCCGCGTCCGGAGGTTCCCCGCCTGCTCCCGCCGCATCCAAACCCATTCAACCCCTCGACCAGCCTGGAACTGGAGCTGCCCGCACCCACATCCGCCGTGCGCCTGGCCGTCGTCGACCTGCGTGGCCGCGAGCTTGCCCTCCTCCACGATGGCCCGCTGGCCGCCGGACGGCACATTTTCT